One region of Lactobacillus johnsonii genomic DNA includes:
- a CDS encoding glycerophosphodiester phosphodiesterase, which yields MKNIFRKIDMYSKNFRIHWLEYVALFIGIDIFTQMLIIPLFRYVTTGILKASAIPFVSYQNIVTIITTHTGVALLLIFELVILFLVIYGVFALILLGIREISQNRFSLKLLFKELWQTYRSVRVGSILLLGLYFLLIVPFADMVYRTPLLAKVQIPEFILDFMTRNIWLVSGLIIFYLLAFILGIRLILTLPLMIYQEKKTWIAMKESWRLTSHKNWWTLLSRLLVAGICVSVILVICNLIIYFCQLGLDHLPEKLSFSFAIFNLLLVQIISELMVIWISVISILIVVAPLHGFKAEDQKKIKSKKTVKIVDLCLVIIFILTAGINSTLYLKGVDLRRPVTISHRGVSDKNGVQNTIPALKKTAKLHPDYVEIDLHETKDKQFVVMHDENLKKLAGINKTPKDLTLKQLTRITLHEDGHQAKIASFDQYLKAAQKLKQKLLIEVKTTPNDSPKMLQNFNKKYGKLIIKRKYQVQSLDYRVIEVLHQINPKLFVLYIQPYNFTYPQSVADGYSMEYSTLNNDFIWQAQLQNKPVYAWTVNSPQMMMKMMYDNANGIITDRLAELNETVKDFEDNRSHANKLLNFILILPDDNK from the coding sequence TTGAAAAATATTTTTCGAAAAATAGATATGTATTCTAAAAATTTTAGAATACATTGGCTAGAGTATGTAGCTTTATTTATCGGAATAGATATTTTTACGCAGATGCTAATCATTCCGTTATTCAGGTATGTAACAACTGGAATTTTAAAAGCTAGTGCAATTCCGTTTGTTTCATATCAAAACATTGTTACCATTATTACCACACATACTGGAGTTGCTCTCCTATTAATCTTTGAATTAGTTATCCTATTTTTAGTAATTTATGGTGTATTTGCCTTAATATTATTGGGAATTAGAGAAATTTCTCAGAATCGATTTTCCCTTAAATTACTATTTAAAGAATTATGGCAGACATATCGTTCTGTTCGAGTAGGTTCCATCTTATTACTAGGCTTATATTTTTTGTTAATTGTACCTTTTGCAGATATGGTTTATCGAACACCGTTATTAGCCAAAGTTCAGATTCCAGAATTTATTTTGGATTTTATGACTAGAAATATTTGGCTGGTTAGTGGATTGATAATTTTTTATTTGCTAGCTTTTATTTTGGGAATCAGATTGATTTTGACGCTTCCCTTGATGATTTATCAAGAAAAAAAGACATGGATTGCGATGAAAGAGAGCTGGAGGTTGACTAGCCATAAAAATTGGTGGACCCTCTTAAGTCGCTTATTAGTTGCAGGAATCTGTGTTAGCGTAATTTTAGTTATCTGCAATTTAATAATTTATTTCTGTCAATTGGGATTAGATCATTTGCCAGAAAAGCTTAGCTTTAGTTTTGCTATCTTTAATCTGTTACTGGTCCAAATAATTAGTGAATTAATGGTGATTTGGATTAGTGTTATTTCTATTTTGATTGTTGTTGCACCATTACATGGGTTTAAGGCTGAAGATCAGAAAAAAATAAAAAGTAAAAAGACAGTTAAAATAGTAGATTTATGCTTAGTAATAATTTTCATATTAACTGCCGGAATCAATAGTACCTTGTATTTAAAGGGAGTAGATTTGCGGCGCCCGGTCACTATTTCACACAGAGGGGTAAGTGATAAAAATGGAGTGCAGAATACTATTCCAGCTCTAAAAAAGACAGCAAAGCTTCATCCAGATTATGTGGAAATTGATCTACATGAAACAAAAGATAAGCAATTCGTAGTGATGCATGACGAAAACTTGAAAAAATTAGCTGGAATTAATAAAACTCCAAAAGATTTAACTTTAAAGCAATTGACTAGAATTACTCTTCATGAAGATGGTCACCAAGCTAAAATTGCTAGTTTTGATCAATACCTAAAAGCTGCTCAGAAATTAAAGCAAAAATTGTTAATTGAGGTTAAGACAACACCTAATGATTCTCCAAAAATGCTCCAGAATTTTAATAAAAAATATGGCAAGCTAATTATTAAGCGTAAATATCAAGTTCAATCATTAGATTATCGTGTTATTGAGGTATTGCATCAAATTAACCCTAAGTTATTTGTCTTGTATATTCAACCCTATAATTTTACGTATCCCCAAAGTGTTGCAGATGGGTATTCAATGGAATATTCTACTCTAAACAATGATTTTATATGGCAGGCTCAACTTCAGAATAAGCCCGTGTATGCGTGGACAGTCAATAGTCCACAAATGATGATGAAGATGATGTATGACAATGCCAATGGAATTATTACCGATCGACTAGCTGAATTAAATGAGACAGTTAAAGATTTTGAAGATAATCGTAGTCACGCTAATAAGCTATTAAACTTTATTTTAATATTGCCTGATGATAATAAATAA
- a CDS encoding serine hydrolase translates to MLKDGITEIIQKYDIDAGVIVKYGDQIMYQHQVEKIFPAGSLIDLDIAAYIEDQWKKTPEVVDEKMEVTDLSRVRGAGIIGDLRRTNWSVRDLVYLTSALSDNVATNLLIEKFDIYEIDEWLKQNYPGIRLGRELMRYSANDQDNECTAISIDKLITHLMTTQNLFCALVRKGLGNHTIPTDLTFYGDNLLTYNKLGRDRQARHEVCAFMTKKAPVFCTVLSSYEGRNIEDRLFFQELSKLIFSHVKSADFKK, encoded by the coding sequence ATGTTAAAGGATGGAATTACTGAAATTATCCAAAAGTATGATATTGATGCAGGTGTAATTGTTAAATATGGCGATCAAATTATGTATCAACATCAAGTTGAGAAAATTTTTCCAGCAGGAAGTTTGATTGACTTAGATATTGCTGCATATATTGAAGATCAGTGGAAAAAGACCCCTGAAGTTGTGGATGAAAAAATGGAAGTTACTGATCTTTCTCGTGTGCGTGGCGCTGGTATTATTGGTGATTTACGTCGTACTAATTGGAGCGTTCGAGACCTAGTTTATTTAACTAGTGCATTATCAGATAATGTAGCTACTAATCTATTAATTGAAAAATTTGATATTTATGAAATTGATGAGTGGTTAAAACAGAATTATCCCGGCATCCGATTGGGAAGAGAGTTAATGCGCTATTCGGCTAACGATCAAGATAACGAATGTACAGCTATTAGTATTGATAAGTTGATTACACATTTAATGACTACTCAAAATCTTTTTTGTGCTTTAGTGCGTAAAGGATTAGGCAATCATACTATTCCAACAGATTTAACTTTTTATGGGGATAATCTTCTTACCTACAATAAACTGGGACGAGATCGTCAGGCACGCCATGAGGTTTGTGCTTTTATGACGAAAAAAGCACCAGTATTTTGCACGGTTTTGAGCAGTTATGAGGGAAGAAATATAGAGGATAGATTATTCTTCCAAGAATTAAGTAAGTTGATTTTTTCACATGTGAAGAGTGCTGACTTTAAAAAATAG
- a CDS encoding MurR/RpiR family transcriptional regulator — MDLSTKVLNNYPNFKGASKKIADYLLAHPKTFLQEDAQGLGKITKTSAASMIRFCQQLGFKGLKDFQIQLAQDTPQEDKNTIEPIVDNHDNPHVVLQKLLSSIKQNTEQTAHLIDGMALNQAINFLKNADRIYLAGVGASSLPAQDLYYKFIRSDKNVIFNQDIHIALERICYSQSTDVLVIFSYSGLTQEILLLAGQARKNHTPIIAVTRSHQSPLVEISDVVLGVSTDEKLLRVGAINSLFSEVFVSSVLFLATINQDLPRLEEKFKETELVTNQLKQLDE, encoded by the coding sequence ATGGATTTATCTACTAAAGTTTTAAACAATTATCCTAATTTTAAGGGAGCATCTAAAAAGATTGCCGATTATTTATTGGCTCATCCGAAGACTTTTTTACAAGAAGATGCACAAGGCTTGGGGAAAATCACTAAAACTAGTGCGGCTTCGATGATACGTTTTTGTCAACAACTGGGTTTTAAGGGACTAAAAGATTTTCAAATTCAACTTGCTCAAGATACACCCCAAGAAGATAAAAATACAATTGAACCTATTGTGGATAATCATGATAATCCACATGTTGTTTTACAAAAACTTCTATCAAGTATTAAACAGAATACTGAACAAACGGCTCATTTAATTGATGGAATGGCCTTAAATCAAGCGATTAATTTTTTGAAAAATGCTGATCGAATCTATTTAGCCGGTGTTGGTGCATCGAGCTTACCTGCTCAAGATCTTTACTATAAATTTATTCGTAGTGATAAAAATGTCATTTTTAATCAAGATATTCATATTGCCTTAGAGAGAATTTGTTATTCCCAGTCGACAGATGTTTTGGTCATTTTCTCTTATAGTGGCCTGACTCAAGAAATATTATTACTGGCTGGACAAGCACGTAAAAATCATACGCCAATTATTGCTGTGACTCGTTCTCATCAGTCTCCTTTGGTTGAAATCAGTGATGTGGTTTTAGGTGTATCAACAGATGAAAAGCTGCTTAGAGTAGGTGCGATAAATTCACTTTTTTCTGAAGTGTTTGTCTCAAGTGTCTTATTTTTAGCAACGATTAATCAAGATTTACCTAGATTAGAAGAAAAGTTTAAAGAAACAGAACTAGTAACTAATCAATTAAAACAATTAGATGAGTAG
- a CDS encoding DUF4931 domain-containing protein, whose amino-acid sequence MNNDPLIFEFAIAKDKPSSFNGSKDTICPFCDVENLRDIYQTNGPMIWLANRFPTLKDTKQTVLIESDEHNGDVATYSQEYNRRLMKFALECFNKMRQNREFRSVLWYKNFGPKSNGSLSHPHMQIVGLYKEDGYKYIHESNFTGITVFKTNNMEVNFATHPVQGFQELNVNLTGKNGLDLWADWIQYAIRYTLEEMYGGKCDSYNLFFYPNKDGICCKIIPRFYAPPYFVGYKLSECNDNNTLRKEAKRLLNFVQKS is encoded by the coding sequence TTGAATAATGATCCACTTATATTTGAATTTGCGATAGCTAAAGATAAACCATCCAGTTTTAATGGTAGTAAGGATACTATCTGTCCTTTTTGTGATGTGGAAAATTTAAGGGATATTTATCAAACCAATGGGCCAATGATCTGGCTGGCTAATCGTTTTCCAACTTTAAAGGATACAAAACAAACTGTATTAATTGAATCAGATGAACATAATGGAGATGTTGCTACATATTCACAAGAATATAATCGTCGCTTAATGAAGTTTGCTCTTGAATGCTTCAACAAGATGAGGCAAAACAGAGAATTCAGATCAGTCCTTTGGTATAAAAATTTTGGACCTAAGTCTAATGGATCACTGTCTCATCCACATATGCAAATCGTCGGTTTGTATAAAGAAGATGGTTATAAATATATTCACGAAAGTAATTTTACTGGAATTACTGTTTTTAAGACAAATAATATGGAAGTTAATTTTGCGACACATCCAGTTCAAGGCTTTCAGGAATTAAATGTTAATTTAACAGGTAAAAACGGTTTAGATCTTTGGGCGGATTGGATTCAATACGCTATCCGTTATACCTTAGAAGAGATGTATGGAGGAAAATGTGATTCATATAACCTGTTTTTCTATCCCAATAAAGACGGAATCTGTTGTAAAATTATCCCACGTTTTTATGCACCACCTTATTTTGTAGGATATAAATTATCCGAGTGTAATGATAATAATACCTTGAGAAAAGAAGCGAAGAGATTATTAAATTTTGTACAAAAATCTTGA
- a CDS encoding type I 3-dehydroquinate dehydratase has translation MSFDQRKVEINKQTILMPINTGESEKDILKQAEEIKKLQPEMMEWRIDYFKDVVLMNRLLEVAGKVKDVMGTIPVLITFRSQKFGGKTELDSEDAYLNLVKIVIDFKLGYAVDIEQGHVSDRVKGLIKDAKSKKVQVVLF, from the coding sequence ATGAGTTTTGATCAAAGAAAAGTAGAAATTAACAAGCAAACAATTTTAATGCCCATTAATACCGGTGAAAGTGAAAAGGATATTTTAAAGCAAGCAGAGGAAATAAAAAAACTCCAACCTGAGATGATGGAGTGGAGAATTGATTATTTTAAAGACGTAGTTTTAATGAATAGGCTACTTGAAGTTGCAGGAAAAGTAAAAGATGTGATGGGAACTATTCCTGTTTTAATTACATTTCGTAGTCAAAAATTCGGTGGTAAGACTGAATTAGATAGTGAAGATGCATATTTAAACCTAGTAAAAATTGTAATTGATTTTAAATTGGGATATGCCGTTGATATCGAGCAAGGGCATGTGTCTGATAGAGTAAAAGGGCTAATTAAAGATGCGAAATCTAAGAAAGTACAAGTGGTACTTTTCTAG
- a CDS encoding cytochrome C5, with protein sequence MEDSKDKKKVLTREEYRKRLASHGKVNVWDLFLNRPYISVALIVLAILFIMTKWWLGLVILIIAAIAGAFIIVKSKNPDRTLSLEFKLGGNKTLHLLKALQLGASMIMFLSTYMRQVVTINFQTTGSQDILKMLQGAAASTNNVYAAQGANVVGLLDSLLGGSLWGTYRYATNSGQFMNDPAGRWIMIWTFLLMVAPAICVLAQFFREPYSRRAMLVGSGISTVLFVLTPTMINRWAYQFAINHQINPAQIGQMFSVGYMAYFGMGCSILVFVIAIIRSIKRDKF encoded by the coding sequence ATGGAAGATTCTAAAGATAAGAAAAAAGTTTTAACTAGAGAAGAGTATCGAAAGCGACTAGCAAGCCATGGTAAAGTAAATGTCTGGGACTTATTCTTAAACCGGCCATATATTTCAGTAGCTTTAATTGTGCTAGCAATTCTATTTATTATGACCAAGTGGTGGCTTGGTCTGGTAATTTTAATAATTGCTGCAATTGCTGGTGCATTTATTATTGTAAAAAGTAAAAATCCTGATCGAACTCTTAGCTTAGAATTTAAATTAGGTGGAAACAAAACGCTTCATTTACTTAAAGCATTGCAGCTAGGAGCTTCAATGATCATGTTTTTATCCACTTATATGCGACAAGTTGTCACTATTAATTTTCAAACTACTGGCTCACAAGATATATTAAAAATGCTCCAAGGTGCGGCTGCTAGTACTAATAATGTTTATGCGGCTCAAGGAGCAAATGTAGTTGGATTACTTGATAGCTTATTAGGTGGAAGTTTATGGGGAACATACCGCTATGCGACAAATAGTGGTCAATTTATGAACGATCCGGCAGGTAGATGGATTATGATTTGGACTTTCCTTTTAATGGTAGCCCCAGCTATTTGTGTTTTGGCACAATTCTTTAGAGAACCATATTCACGTCGGGCTATGCTAGTTGGGTCAGGTATTTCAACAGTTTTATTTGTTTTGACGCCAACTATGATTAATCGATGGGCATATCAATTTGCCATTAACCACCAAATTAACCCAGCACAGATTGGTCAAATGTTTAGTGTCGGTTACATGGCTTACTTTGGCATGGGATGCAGTATCCTAGTATTTGTAATTGCTATTATTCGCAGCATTAAACGCGATAAATTTTAA
- a CDS encoding MFS transporter, with amino-acid sequence MNKSQSSTLPNGWYKTFYTLWLGCFITGLGYSMTMPFISLFMAELGHYNKLQLNLYSGLAFAMTFIAQAIISPYWGNLADRKGRKLMCMRAAGVMSLTIFITGLAQSALFIICMRFLQGLFSGYINNATALMAGETPHQRSGWVMSQMMTAGTAGNLVGPLIGGALSSAFGYRIPFFITGGLMFLTFLGTWLLVKEDFIPVSREKMKPMGQILQDLPNVKLIIIMFVTTMIVQSSTMSIDPIVSLYVKSLMPHSNNIALIAGIVAATPGLGTMLSASHIGHLMDRIGAEKVLRWGLLIATILFIPMTFIPNAWSLAFWRFLLGIISAGLLPAAQTILTLNVPPEAFGRVFSYNQSFQAIGAVLGSLLGSTISGMFTYEWVFAATGITLLINYLIMQFSSQSRNA; translated from the coding sequence GTGAATAAATCACAATCTAGCACTTTACCCAATGGCTGGTATAAAACTTTTTATACTCTGTGGCTAGGCTGTTTTATTACTGGATTAGGTTATTCAATGACAATGCCATTTATTTCTTTATTTATGGCTGAATTAGGTCATTATAATAAACTACAATTAAACCTTTACTCAGGGTTAGCCTTTGCCATGACTTTTATTGCCCAGGCCATTATTTCTCCGTACTGGGGTAATTTAGCTGATCGTAAAGGTAGAAAATTAATGTGCATGCGTGCTGCTGGTGTTATGAGTTTAACAATCTTTATTACAGGCTTAGCTCAAAGTGCACTTTTTATTATCTGTATGCGTTTCTTACAAGGCTTATTTTCAGGCTATATCAATAACGCAACGGCGCTCATGGCAGGTGAGACACCGCATCAGCGTAGTGGCTGGGTAATGAGTCAAATGATGACCGCAGGAACTGCGGGTAACTTAGTGGGTCCTCTAATTGGTGGTGCTTTATCAAGTGCATTCGGTTATCGCATCCCCTTCTTTATTACTGGCGGACTAATGTTTCTAACTTTCTTAGGAACATGGCTATTAGTAAAAGAGGATTTCATACCAGTTTCCCGAGAAAAGATGAAACCAATGGGACAAATACTGCAAGACTTACCTAATGTTAAGTTAATTATCATCATGTTTGTAACTACAATGATTGTTCAATCTTCAACTATGTCTATTGATCCCATTGTTTCTCTTTATGTTAAATCTTTAATGCCGCACAGTAATAATATTGCCCTAATCGCCGGGATTGTTGCGGCTACACCAGGTCTTGGCACAATGCTCTCTGCTTCACATATTGGGCACTTAATGGATCGTATTGGTGCTGAAAAAGTTTTGCGGTGGGGACTATTAATTGCTACTATTTTATTTATTCCAATGACTTTTATTCCGAATGCCTGGTCATTAGCTTTCTGGCGTTTTCTATTAGGAATTATCAGTGCTGGCTTACTTCCAGCTGCTCAAACAATTCTTACTTTGAATGTTCCCCCAGAAGCATTTGGTAGAGTCTTTTCTTACAATCAATCCTTCCAAGCAATTGGAGCAGTCTTGGGGTCTTTACTAGGTTCAACTATTTCTGGTATGTTTACTTATGAATGGGTATTTGCAGCAACTGGGATTACTTTACTGATTAATTATTTAATCATGCAATTTTCTTCCCAATCCCGCAATGCCTAA
- a CDS encoding gamma-glutamyl-gamma-aminobutyrate hydrolase family protein, translating to MKTIGITAGIKNNEVIVDRSVVDTVVKLGFLPLVFAPVSLKKMPVPGVNFDALILSDGPDITPIFYNEEPLPELRETDPHRDQFELNLIKNAHDSNLPILGISRGMQMLNVAFNGTLFQDIYAQNSGAGVQHIQPNDLSLESHHVNVTDESELAKAVGTHPYVNSHHHQAIKTIANNFNIVATAPDGIIEAIESTDQTMLGIQWRPDKLLNDPKQEKIFTNFFEKLN from the coding sequence ATGAAAACTATCGGTATTACTGCAGGTATTAAAAATAATGAGGTAATTGTTGATCGAAGTGTTGTTGATACGGTGGTAAAACTTGGATTTCTTCCACTTGTCTTTGCTCCCGTAAGCTTAAAGAAAATGCCGGTGCCTGGCGTCAATTTCGATGCTTTGATTCTTAGCGACGGCCCTGACATCACACCAATTTTTTATAATGAAGAGCCACTTCCTGAGCTTAGAGAAACTGATCCACATCGAGACCAATTTGAGCTAAACTTAATCAAAAATGCTCATGATTCCAATTTACCTATTTTAGGAATTAGCCGCGGAATGCAGATGTTAAATGTTGCTTTTAACGGTACACTTTTCCAAGATATTTACGCTCAAAATTCTGGTGCCGGTGTTCAACATATTCAACCAAATGACCTCTCTTTAGAAAGTCACCACGTTAATGTAACTGATGAAAGTGAACTTGCTAAAGCTGTAGGAACTCATCCCTACGTTAATAGCCACCACCATCAAGCTATTAAGACGATTGCTAACAACTTTAATATTGTTGCAACTGCTCCTGATGGTATTATTGAAGCTATCGAATCAACTGATCAAACAATGTTAGGTATTCAATGGCGACCAGATAAGCTATTAAACGATCCCAAACAGGAAAAAATCTTCACTAACTTTTTTGAGAAATTAAACTAA
- a CDS encoding ATP-binding cassette domain-containing protein — translation MSLKYAKRSQVIWFAILAAIKACNILFVAYMIKIMLNVASSHSKDVMHLVRLAALTALGQLCFMMSNFIYERVKMGIIRDVNMVFKQANLQYLVDQGEPDIKNGLSLMTNDLKQIETNRITAQLDMIYQGLTFIGSLAFALYNSWQMTIIFVVAMAAPAVVQIFTSRIITKKSKIWAKTNANYTQNVSDSLNGAQSAKLYNVRDNIVVRATKSAQNMENALRNMNLTQAWALELIYSAAELFCFIIPCTIGGIMMMQGSLSVGTLFMMVDLAMNFITPVVTLFNEFNQVKSTVPMWKKTQKALNYEIKENSEKAKKFEGLDVKNLSYQTKSDKHTIFTDVNLQVRPGEKILLMAPSGWGKTTLLRLMLGLKKPVKGKILINGKNVTGDWAKAHNYFSYVNQKPFMFDDTLRFNITLGRKVSDEKLKEVIHLAGLDELVKKEGLDHKVGEAGNGLSGGQIQRIEIARALLSGRPILLADEATSALDPNLSLAIHETLLKNPDVAVIEVAHKISSKEKAMFNKIVHLDMSEESKNKIIKK, via the coding sequence ATGAGTTTAAAATATGCAAAACGAAGTCAGGTGATTTGGTTTGCTATCTTAGCTGCAATTAAGGCTTGTAATATTTTATTTGTGGCTTATATGATTAAGATTATGCTGAATGTGGCATCATCGCATTCGAAGGATGTAATGCATTTGGTGCGTTTAGCAGCTTTAACGGCTTTAGGGCAGCTATGCTTCATGATGAGCAATTTCATCTATGAGCGTGTAAAAATGGGGATCATTCGTGATGTTAATATGGTTTTCAAGCAGGCTAATTTGCAATATTTGGTTGACCAAGGTGAACCAGATATAAAAAATGGCTTGTCACTTATGACGAATGATTTGAAACAAATTGAAACAAATCGAATTACAGCTCAACTTGATATGATTTATCAAGGTCTAACTTTTATTGGATCATTAGCTTTTGCCTTATATAATTCCTGGCAAATGACGATTATTTTCGTAGTTGCGATGGCGGCTCCAGCTGTTGTACAAATCTTTACTAGTAGAATTATTACCAAAAAATCTAAAATTTGGGCTAAAACAAATGCCAATTATACTCAGAATGTTTCTGATTCATTAAATGGGGCCCAATCAGCTAAACTCTATAATGTTAGAGATAATATTGTCGTAAGAGCGACAAAATCAGCTCAAAATATGGAAAATGCTCTGCGAAATATGAACTTAACTCAAGCTTGGGCCTTAGAATTAATTTATTCTGCTGCTGAATTATTCTGTTTCATTATTCCATGTACGATTGGTGGCATCATGATGATGCAGGGAAGTTTAAGTGTTGGTACTTTATTTATGATGGTAGATTTGGCAATGAACTTTATTACGCCAGTCGTAACCTTGTTTAATGAATTCAACCAAGTTAAATCAACAGTTCCAATGTGGAAGAAAACACAAAAAGCCCTTAATTATGAAATAAAAGAAAATTCAGAAAAAGCCAAGAAGTTTGAAGGACTAGATGTAAAAAATCTTTCGTATCAAACTAAATCAGATAAGCATACAATTTTTACAGATGTTAATTTACAGGTTAGACCTGGAGAAAAGATTCTTCTCATGGCCCCAAGTGGTTGGGGTAAAACTACCTTGTTGCGACTAATGCTTGGCTTAAAGAAACCAGTAAAGGGTAAAATTTTAATTAACGGAAAGAATGTAACTGGGGACTGGGCAAAAGCTCATAATTATTTCTCTTATGTTAATCAAAAACCTTTTATGTTTGACGATACGTTGCGTTTCAATATTACCTTAGGTAGGAAGGTTAGCGATGAAAAATTAAAGGAAGTTATTCATTTAGCTGGTTTAGATGAATTAGTTAAAAAAGAGGGGCTTGATCATAAAGTTGGCGAAGCAGGCAATGGGCTATCAGGTGGACAAATCCAACGAATTGAAATTGCTCGTGCCTTATTGTCAGGTCGCCCAATTTTATTAGCTGATGAAGCTACGAGTGCTCTAGATCCGAACCTGTCTTTAGCAATCCATGAAACTCTTTTGAAAAATCCTGATGTTGCAGTAATTGAAGTTGCTCACAAAATTTCATCAAAAGAAAAAGCGATGTTTAATAAAATTGTTCACTTAGACATGAGTGAAGAAAGTAAAAACAAAATAATTAAAAAATAA
- a CDS encoding O-acetyl-ADP-ribose deacetylase yields the protein MNDIQVIQADITKLKVDAIVNAANRTLLGGGGVDGAIHRAAGPELLAECRTLHGCETGEAKITKGYNLPAKYVIHTVGPVYNPNFVQQDAELLAFCYKNSLNLAKEYDLHSIAFSCISTGVYGYPKVDAAKIAVETTKNWLKQQKFNIKVYFCVFDSENKAIYNKLTS from the coding sequence GTGAATGATATTCAAGTGATTCAAGCGGATATCACAAAATTAAAAGTTGATGCAATCGTTAATGCAGCTAATAGAACACTTTTAGGTGGCGGTGGAGTTGATGGGGCAATTCACCGTGCAGCTGGTCCAGAATTACTAGCAGAATGTAGAACTCTTCATGGTTGTGAAACTGGCGAAGCAAAAATTACTAAGGGGTATAACTTGCCTGCTAAATATGTTATCCACACAGTTGGCCCTGTGTATAATCCTAATTTTGTTCAACAAGATGCTGAATTATTGGCATTTTGTTACAAAAATAGTCTTAATTTAGCTAAAGAATATGACTTACATTCAATTGCTTTTTCTTGTATTTCAACTGGTGTGTATGGGTATCCAAAAGTAGATGCTGCAAAAATTGCGGTTGAAACTACTAAGAATTGGCTTAAACAACAAAAATTTAATATTAAAGTCTACTTTTGTGTATTTGATTCAGAAAATAAAGCCATATATAATAAATTAACGTCTTAA